The following coding sequences are from one Trueperaceae bacterium window:
- a CDS encoding cytochrome c, whose protein sequence is MRVLKSLLASAALVVAGIALAQDEGETLFQSNCAACHQANGQGVPGAFPPLAGHVPELLATEEGRTYLIHVVLYGLQGEIQVAGQTYNGVMPAWSQFTDEQLAAVLDFVATSWDNEAALPEGFAPFTAEEIAAQRDLGLTADQVHEERSGAVPAEGQ, encoded by the coding sequence ATGCGCGTCCTCAAGTCGCTGCTCGCGTCAGCCGCCCTCGTGGTCGCGGGGATCGCCCTGGCCCAGGACGAGGGCGAGACGCTGTTCCAGTCGAACTGCGCGGCCTGCCACCAGGCGAACGGCCAGGGGGTCCCCGGCGCGTTCCCGCCGCTCGCCGGCCACGTGCCGGAGCTGCTGGCGACCGAGGAGGGCCGCACCTACCTGATCCACGTCGTCCTCTACGGGCTGCAGGGCGAGATCCAGGTAGCGGGCCAGACCTACAACGGGGTCATGCCCGCGTGGTCGCAGTTCACCGACGAGCAGCTCGCGGCCGTGCTCGACTTCGTCGCCACGAGCTGGGACAACGAGGCGGCGCTGCCCGAGGGCTTCGCGCCGTTCACCGCGGAGGAGATCGCGGCGCAGCGCGACCTGGGCCTGACCGCCGACCAGGTGCACGAGGAGCGCAGCGGGGCCGTCCCGGCCGAGGGGCAGTAG
- a CDS encoding CPBP family intramembrane glutamic endopeptidase: MRDAPGRRVGPFFLLVTALALPLWAIGALVGGELMPGLPLAALQFVVPVIAASLLVYRREGRAALGAFLRRALDARRVKDPAWWLVAALLHPLLWTLSWLVMDALGRPLPPLQVPLASLPVLAAAFLVAGLAEELGWMGYAYEPLERRWGALRTSLVLGAFWAAWHVVPLLTGDRQASWIAWWALGTVAMRVLHVWLFENTGLSVLAQAVLHGSFNLSWQLFPVRGSAYDPAVLSPLIALAAVTVVALSGAGLRRRAWGRPGAARG, from the coding sequence GTGAGAGACGCACCTGGCCGCCGGGTGGGCCCCTTCTTCCTGCTGGTGACGGCGCTCGCGCTGCCGTTGTGGGCGATCGGCGCCTTGGTCGGCGGCGAGCTGATGCCCGGCCTGCCGCTGGCGGCGCTGCAGTTCGTCGTGCCCGTCATCGCGGCGTCGCTGCTCGTCTACCGGCGCGAGGGGCGGGCGGCGCTCGGCGCCTTCCTGCGACGAGCCCTCGACGCCCGGCGCGTGAAGGACCCCGCCTGGTGGCTCGTCGCGGCGCTCCTCCACCCGTTGCTCTGGACGCTGTCGTGGCTGGTCATGGACGCGCTCGGACGCCCGCTGCCGCCGCTGCAGGTGCCGCTGGCGAGCCTGCCCGTGCTGGCGGCGGCGTTCCTCGTCGCCGGCCTGGCCGAGGAGCTCGGCTGGATGGGCTACGCCTACGAGCCGCTCGAGAGGCGCTGGGGGGCGCTGCGGACCTCCCTGGTGCTGGGCGCGTTCTGGGCGGCGTGGCACGTGGTGCCGCTGCTCACCGGCGACCGGCAGGCCTCGTGGATCGCGTGGTGGGCCCTTGGCACCGTCGCGATGCGCGTGCTGCACGTGTGGCTCTTCGAGAACACGGGCCTCAGCGTCCTCGCCCAGGCCGTGCTGCACGGCTCGTTCAACCTGTCGTGGCAGCTCTTCCCCGTGCGGGGCTCGGCCTACGACCCGGCGGTGCTGAGCCCGCTCATCGCGCTGGCGGCGGTGACCGTGGTCGCCCTCTCGGGCGCGGGCTTACGCCGCCGCGCGTGGGGACGGCCCGGCGCGGCGAGGGGCTAG
- a CDS encoding trifunctional transcriptional activator/DNA repair protein Ada/methylated-DNA--[protein]-cysteine S-methyltransferase: MPDDTARRYYQAMLRRDPEYEGVFYVGVRTTGVFCRPTCPARKPRFENCAFFATAKDALHAGFRPCLRCRPLSHPNEVPEVVRRLVAAVEAEPEKRWRDADFRALGVDVGTARRAFKRRFGMTFVAYARARRMGLALRSLREGGTVIEAQLQAGYESASGFRDAFNRIIGSSPSAAEGPVLTAAWLDSPLGPMLAVADDDGLVLLEFVDRRGLETELRRLRAKAAIVPGTNAVLESIEVELSEYFAGRRCEFATPLKPLGSEFQRSVWRELGRIPPGETRTYGQVAAALGRPTAFRAVARANGANQLSIVIPCHRVVNADGSLGGYGGGLPRKQWLLAHERRSFGTAAPLFTAASAAD, from the coding sequence GTGCCTGACGACACGGCCCGCCGCTACTACCAGGCCATGCTGAGGCGCGACCCCGAGTACGAGGGCGTCTTCTACGTGGGCGTGCGCACCACCGGGGTGTTCTGCCGCCCCACCTGCCCCGCCCGCAAGCCGCGCTTCGAGAACTGCGCGTTCTTCGCCACGGCGAAGGACGCGCTGCATGCGGGCTTCCGGCCCTGCCTGCGCTGCCGGCCGCTGTCGCACCCCAACGAGGTGCCCGAGGTCGTGCGCCGTCTCGTGGCCGCCGTGGAGGCCGAGCCGGAGAAGCGCTGGCGCGACGCCGACTTCCGCGCGCTGGGGGTGGACGTGGGCACCGCGCGCCGGGCGTTCAAGCGCCGCTTCGGCATGACGTTCGTCGCGTACGCGCGCGCCAGGCGCATGGGCCTGGCGCTGAGGTCGCTGAGGGAGGGTGGCACCGTGATCGAGGCGCAGCTCCAGGCCGGCTACGAGTCCGCCAGCGGGTTCCGCGACGCGTTCAACCGCATCATCGGCAGTTCGCCCAGCGCCGCCGAAGGACCCGTCCTCACGGCCGCCTGGCTCGACTCGCCGCTGGGGCCGATGCTCGCCGTCGCCGACGACGACGGGCTCGTGCTGCTCGAGTTCGTCGACAGGCGCGGCCTCGAGACCGAGCTGAGGCGCCTGCGGGCCAAGGCCGCCATCGTGCCTGGCACGAACGCCGTCCTGGAGAGCATCGAAGTCGAGCTCTCCGAGTACTTCGCCGGCCGGCGCTGCGAGTTCGCCACGCCGCTCAAGCCCCTCGGCAGCGAGTTCCAGCGGTCCGTGTGGCGCGAGCTGGGGCGCATCCCGCCGGGCGAGACGCGCACCTACGGCCAGGTCGCCGCGGCGCTGGGGAGGCCGACGGCGTTCCGCGCCGTCGCCCGGGCGAACGGCGCGAACCAGCTCTCGATCGTCATCCCCTGCCACCGCGTCGTGAACGCCGACGGGAGCCTGGGCGGCTACGGCGGGGGCCTGCCGCGCAAGCAGTGGCTGCTGGCGCACGAGCGGCGCTCGTTCGGCACGGCGGCGCCGCTGTTCACGGCCGCGTCGGCGGCGGACTAG
- a CDS encoding MFS transporter, whose product MATATARLSPFAVFANRRFRALWIAQLVSTIGDSLVDIAAAILVYRVTGSALAVGLVLMATAAPALLVGLFAGVAVDRYDRKRIMVVCDLLRGAIVLAIP is encoded by the coding sequence ATGGCGACCGCGACGGCCCGCCTGTCGCCGTTCGCGGTGTTCGCGAACCGGCGGTTCAGGGCGCTGTGGATCGCTCAGCTCGTGTCCACCATCGGCGACTCGCTCGTCGACATCGCCGCCGCCATCCTCGTCTACCGCGTCACCGGCTCCGCTCTCGCGGTCGGCCTCGTGCTCATGGCCACGGCCGCGCCCGCGCTGCTCGTGGGGCTCTTCGCCGGCGTCGCCGTGGACCGCTACGACCGCAAGCGGATCATGGTCGTCTGCGACCTCCTCCGCGGCGCCATCGTGCTGGCGATCCC
- a CDS encoding DUF2277 domain-containing protein, which produces MCRSIKPLFNFDPPATDEEVRAAALQYVRKVSGFQKPSRANEAAFAAAVEEVAAATRRLVDALETNAPPKDREVEAAKARARSAWRYRPIGDAPGASGD; this is translated from the coding sequence ATGTGCCGCAGCATCAAGCCGCTCTTCAACTTCGACCCGCCGGCCACCGACGAGGAGGTACGCGCCGCCGCCCTGCAGTACGTCCGCAAGGTCAGCGGGTTCCAGAAGCCGTCGCGGGCGAACGAGGCGGCGTTCGCGGCGGCGGTCGAGGAGGTCGCGGCCGCGACGAGGCGCCTCGTCGACGCCCTGGAGACCAACGCGCCGCCCAAGGACCGCGAGGTCGAGGCGGCCAAGGCGCGGGCGCGCTCGGCCTGGCGCTACCGGCCGATCGGCGACGCCCCCGGCGCGTCCGGCGACTGA
- a CDS encoding response regulator transcription factor — MDRERILIVEDDLHLARALETELLRAYDVAVVRTGGEALERAETESFDLVLLDLGLPDIDGLDVAAALKDNPAAILMLTARADLRSRVAGLYIGADDYLAKPFDMQELLARVYAQLRRRGRPEVYDAGPVSLSLADHTCAVRGRPLDLSPQEFNLLALLLANQGRVFSKNAIEDRLYREAPPTSNAVEALVSRLRSKLAAAGVDDLIETVRGIGYVVRERS; from the coding sequence GTGGACCGCGAGCGCATCCTCATCGTGGAGGACGACCTCCACCTGGCGCGCGCCCTCGAGACGGAGCTGCTCAGGGCGTACGACGTGGCGGTGGTGCGCACCGGCGGCGAGGCGCTGGAGAGGGCCGAGACCGAGTCGTTCGACCTGGTCCTCCTCGACCTCGGCCTCCCCGACATCGACGGGCTCGACGTCGCGGCCGCTCTCAAGGACAACCCGGCCGCGATCCTCATGCTCACGGCGCGCGCCGACCTCCGCAGCCGCGTCGCGGGCCTCTACATCGGCGCCGACGACTACCTCGCCAAGCCCTTCGACATGCAGGAGCTGCTGGCGCGCGTCTACGCCCAGCTCCGCCGCCGCGGTCGCCCGGAGGTCTACGACGCCGGGCCCGTGAGCCTCTCCCTCGCCGACCACACCTGCGCCGTCCGCGGCCGGCCCCTCGACCTCTCGCCCCAGGAGTTCAACCTCCTGGCGCTCCTGCTCGCCAACCAGGGCCGCGTGTTCTCGAAGAACGCGATCGAGGACCGGCTCTACCGCGAGGCGCCGCCCACCTCGAACGCCGTGGAGGCGCTGGTCTCGCGCCTGCGGAGCAAGCTGGCCGCTGCCGGCGTCGATGACCTCATCGAGACGGTGCGCGGCATCGGCTACGTCGTGAGGGAGCGGAGCTAG